The Rhinolophus sinicus isolate RSC01 linkage group LG07, ASM3656204v1, whole genome shotgun sequence genomic interval AGAATGTTCTAGAGAAACTGGTGGGAGGGCACCCAGGAGGCATAGGTGCTTGTGATGCGGTGGCTGCTCACAGAGAGGGTCTGCACCTCCAGGTTGCTGAATGTCTTAGAGCTTGAATGGTGGGGTCCCAGGCGGTGGCGTCCAGCCCCTTGCCCAGGGGATTTTGGGGTTGGCCACGAGCTTCTGCCCCAGGACCAAGTTAGTTCTGATcgtcctcattttacacatggggaaactgaggcacagggcagTTATGTTGCTTGATTGAATGATCAGAGCTGGGAGCAGGCCCTGAATGTTGGTGCTGGTCCTGTCATGGGGGACAGCTCCCAGCCCTCCAAGACTCAGGGCGGCTTACAGGCGTCACTTGGGAAAGGTAGAGGGGGTGAGATGTGCAGAGGTATTGGGGGAAGGCAGTCACTGTGTTGCTATGTGGCCTTAGGGAAGTGgttcagcctctctgagcctttgtgttttcttttgcaaaatgggccaccaccaccacccccactaCCAGGTGGAAATATCAAGACAAGCACATGCTGCCAGCTCACGGCCTGCTGCGCCGCCCTGAGTCAGTGACACCTCTGCTCTGGCCTTGGTCTGTGTGGCCCTGAGGTCTGGTGGCTGGTGGGGGGGGCAAGGAAGCCTGGGTCAGTAATCCCCATGTCTGCCCTGACCTCCAAGTGCAGGCGAGAGGGTAGCCGAGTGTTGAGACTTCTCCCAGGGTCCGAGCTCGCACAAAGACAGGCTTTGTGGGGGTCCCTGGGTGTGAGTGGGCGCCCATGTGGCATTCCTGGTCTGGGTGGCTTGGGGCTGGGATGGGGTGGATTCTGACCACTGCCTGGGGCAGTGGGTGAGGACTCGGGGCAGGTCCTCGTTCATTTGGCAGATGTTTCTGGAGTCTCCAAGGACGTAGCAGTAAGGAGTCATGCCCATTGCCTCCACCAGGGCCTGGGGTGAGGCAGGCCAGTGGGGAATCAAAGCCAGGGGGAGTAGAGCAGAGATGGACTCCTGGGGTGTTGTGTGGCCCAAATTGTCAGTTTAGCTGTTCAGGGATAGCTTACTGGAGGAGGTGGTGTCCAGGCTGtgagggaagaggcagggccTTGGGTGCCATATAGGAGTCTACCAGGGAAGAGGTAGGGGCGTGGGGGCCAAGGCTTTGGGGGATGTATAGAAGTTCACCAGGGAGGAGCATGGGAAAACAGGAACAAACAAAAGTGGTCCCCAGGCAGCCACTTGAGGCCCTGGGGCTATGGGGGCTGATGTTGGGTGTCTTTACCCCCGCAGGGCTGATGGACACGTTCAGCACCAAGAGCCTGGCCCTGCAGGCCCAGAAGAAGCTCCTGAGCAAGGTGGCGTCCAAGGCGACAGTGGCTGTGTTTGTGGACGACACGAGCAGTGAGGTGCTGGACGAGCTGTACCGCGCCACTAAGGAGTTCACCCGCAGCCGCAAGGAGGCTCAGAAAGTGGTCAAGAACCTGATCAAGGTGGCGGTGAAGCTGGGCATTCTGCTCCGTGGCGGCCAGCTGGGCGGCGAGGAGCTGGCGCTCCTGCAGCGCTTCCGCCAGAGGGCGCGCCGCCTGGCCATGACGGCGGTCAGCTTCTACCAGGTGGACTTCACCTTTGACCGGCGCGTGCTGGCCGCTGCCCTGCTCGAGTGCCGGGACCTGCTGCACCAGGCTGTGGGCGCGCACCTGACCGCCAAGTCCCACGGTCGCATCAACCACGTGTTTGGCCACTTTGCCGACTGCGACTTCCTGGCCGCGCTCTACAGCCCCGCGGAGCCGTACCGCTCGCACCTGCGCCGGATCTGCGACGGGCTCACCAGGATGCTGGACGAGGACAGCATATGACCCTTCTGTGGTCCTGCTGCTGGGGGCTGGTGACTTGTGGGATTTGGGGTTTTTATGACCTCTTTTTTCCCAGTCTGGCCCAACTCCACAGACAGATGACCTGTCCCCTCTCAGAGGATGCGAAACCGTTTAAAGCAGCAGTTTGATGGACCCATGTCGCCTCTCCCGCCCAGTCCCACTAGGAGAGGACTTCAGCGTAGAGACCAGCATAGCCGGCCAGCCCAGcagcctccccaccctcctcGAGGCTGCTCCCTGCCCGGTCCACCTGTCCTGAATCTCCATAACCCTTAGGGGGGGCTGGTTTACACCCCTCAAATAACCTGACATCATCTGAAAACTGGCATTGCCCACTTAGTGATGCCACCTGGGTTTTTCATTCCTTCAGACAGGGGTCATGCTGAACTGGAAGGGAATGTTATAGGGTGAGCTGTGTCCCCGCCGCCCGATTCCtttgttgaagtcttaacccccaggACATACGAGTATGACCCAAATGTGGAACTAGGGTTGTTGCTGATGTAATTAAGATGAGATCACAGTGGAGCATGGTGGGCTCCTAGTCCAGTGTGACGGGGGTCCTTACAAAAGGGGGAAATTGGAACACAGAGAAGGCCacatgaagatggaggcagaaattggaggGATGTGTCTACAAGCCGAGGGATGCCAAAAATTGCCagcagcccccagaagctgggagagtcTTAGAGAACGGCACTCGCAAGGAACCTGCCTGGCCGACAACTTGATCTGGGGATTCAGGCTTCCATAACCACGAGCAAACAAGTCTCTGTTGGTTGCTTCAGCTGCCCGCCCAGTCTGGACGTTTTGTTCCGGCCACCTGGTGAACGAGCTCAGGGAAGCCAGAGAGGGCTGTGCTGGGTGCAGGCGTGGGGGCGAGGACGCTTCGATTTGGTTGGAATTATAGCTTTCACACTCACGTGGAAGGGGAGGGAGCGCCTCCCCAAGCAGGGGGCGAGGGTAAAGCCATCTGAGATGCaggcacatttttaaatgaccattTCATGTGtggaaaacaaacacaccaacaaacatttttatcagAAAGCAAAGCTCAACAAATCTTGGCTTTGGGGACACCTGGAAGATACAGCGATTCTCACCTCGGGACGTCGATGGACACgtgtatttgtgatttttgtcaGAAGGGGGCATGGGTTGCAAAACACGGCTGCAGGTCTGACTATGTCAGGGTCAAAAATGTTATTCTGGGCgcccttgggggaggggaacagtgTCCCGTGACTGTTTTGCAGAACTGGGTCAGGTATGTTCAGGGTAAAGGTTGCAGACAGGAGGCCTGCAGGCCTTATTAGGTGAGAAGGTGGGTTTGCATGGCCCCACCAGTGTTTGAGACATCTGGAATCAGTAGCTAACACTTAAAACTGGGGAAATTGTGCATATCAATCTGAATTTGGGCGTTTCTCTCAAAAACTCACCTAAGCCTGCACTGCTCACTGGTTAAGCTGCATAGAGGTGGCTCCTCTCTGCTTTGCCACAGTCCCCACGACTCCTTTTTGCCTCTCTCTGGCCTGTTGGACCGGCTGTCAAGATTATGACCCCAGGTATGACCTCTTTCTGTGGTTTGGTTTCTGCTTCCCTGAAGCCAAAGTCTTTCAACCGAGAGCCCTACCTCCTACTCCACCGTTCTACAACCAACTTCCCCTCTTATCTCCTCTAGTCAAGAGACGGATCTTCAAATTCAAGAGCAAATGTGCATTTTGAGTGCCCAAAGAAGCCCCAGATGAAATCCTTTGCCCTAGTCTCTGCTGACTGAATTTATCAATGTGCATAAGGCTTTGTACTTTTCTGCTGGGCTGTCCAGCCTCTCGACTCCTCATCAACTTgagatttaattttgaaaaaccaAAGAGCACTGCAGAACGATTTAAATAAAAGCACACGTCTTCCATTGGCATGATGTGGAACTGGCAACTTAATTGCTTGGTGCCATCTGAGTTTTCTGCTCTCCCAGGTTTTTGCCTTACATTTTTtgtcaattacagctgacattcactattatgttagtttcaggtgtgcagtgtaGTAGTTCAGCATgtatatgatttaagaagtgatccccctgataagtctagtacccacctggcaccatacgtagttattaccgtattactgactatattctctatgctgtactttacatgcctgtgattattttataactgacaatttgtactgcttaattcattcacctttttcacacacatccccactcacccaatttggcaaccaccagtttgttctctgtatctatgagtttctcttttgtatgtacattttatttttttagattccacatatacgagtgtgtgacatcatatggtagttgtctttctctgtctgacttatttcacttagtgtaataccctataggtccatccatgttgtcgcaaatggcaagatttcattctttttttatggctgagtaagatcccattgtatgtatgtcCCACATCTGCTTTATTTGTCTACCAATGGACACAGGTTGCttctacatcttggctattgtaaataatgcttcagtgaacaaaGGGGCACATgtatcttttccaattagtgttttggatttcttcagttaaatacccagaagggtAACTGCTGGATTGTATGActgctctatttttaattttttgaggaacctccatactgttttccatagtggctgcaccagtttgcaatccaaCAGTGCAcagattcccttttctcttcaccctcgccaacacttgttatttgttgatttattgatggcccttctgacaggtgtgaggtgagatttcattgtggttttgtgtttctctgatgattagtgacgatgaccatcttttcatatgtctattggccatgtgtatgtcctctgtggagacatgtctattcaggtcttctaaccattttttaatcagatatttttgttgttaagttcTATACCACTGTGATTGGTGAAAATGCTTAAATAGGTCaatgtgatttcaatcttaaaattACTAAagcttgttttgtgacctaacatgtggtctatcctggaaaatgttccgtttgcacttgaaaaaaaatgtatactctgcTGCTTTTGCGGGAAATGTCCTCAGAATATCAAGTATGTCTGGTCTAATGTATCATTGAAGGCCGCTGTTTCCTGTTGATTTTGTGTCTCAGTGATGTGTCCAGTCAATGGGGTGTGCAAGTCCCCTACAATTACTGTCAGTCTCTCTCGTTACGTCcatcagtatttgttttatatatataggtgcttctatgttgggtgTGCGAATGTCCGCTTGTTGGACTGATTGctttatgattatgaaatgcCCTTGTCTCTCATTACAGCCCTTcttttacagtctattttgtctgatgtaagtattaataccccagcttttgttttcatttgcatgaaatatctttttccatccctttactttcagtcttgtgtgtgtctttcaatctaaagtgagtctcttataggcagcatacgtgtgggtcttgttttcttatccattcaaccaccctgtgtcttttgattggagcatttaatccatttacatttaaagtgattattgataggtatgtcgttattgccattttgttttccGATTTTTATagttctgttcctttcttattcttttgctgTCTTGAattttgatgactttctatagtgtGGTTTGAATTCCTTTATTTCTTGTAGATtattggtttgtggttaccatgtgctttatatataccaagctatgtttatagcagtctattttaagttgatggttacttaagtttgaacacattctaaaatcactaccgTTTTTAATCAACCCCCTCTGTTTTGGCATTTTtggcatatttgtgtgtgtgtgtgtatgcttatGTGGGACCTTTAATTTGTTATAATTATATCTAATCTtcatacttttgtcttttaatctttgtAACTTTGGTTGATCCACTGATTTTACTCGTTGCTTTTgtcagtgagatttttttctttcctgtattttcttactcttattttttatcttttctacttaAACAAGACCCTTTAACACTTCTAAtactactggtttggtggtgaactcctttagctttttcttgtctaggaagctcttgatctgtccttcgattctaaatgatagtcttgctgggtaatcttggttgtaggtccttacttttcatcactttgaatatttcctgccactcccttctggcctgcaaagtttctgttgagaaatcagctgccagtcttatggggcctcccttgtaggtaactaactgcttttctcttgctgctgtaaagatcctctttgtctttagcctttggcattttaattatgacgtgtcttggtgtgggccatGAGGTGCTTCtatgggttcatcttgcttgggactctgtGCTCCTGGacttgtctatttccttcaccaggttcaggaagttttccatcattacttcttcaaataggttttcaatcccttgctcccccTCTTCTTCTGAGACCCCTCTGATGTGAATATTGATACACTTAATGTTGTTtaagaggtcccttaaactatcctcaatttttaaaattctgttttccttttctgttccgATTAGGgaatttcctgctttttcttcccgACTGCtcattcagtcttctgcttcatctaatctggtGTTCattccctctagtgtattcttcatttcggttattgtattcttcagttgtGACTGGCTCGTTTTCAAtcccttttaatgttttttatctcTGTCGAAGATCTCACTGATCTCACCTATTCTTCcgctaagttcattgagcatccttataaccaatgttttgaaccctgtatctggtaaattgcttgtttccatttcatttaccatgtttctccaaaaataagacctaactggaaaataagccctagcatgatttttcaggatgcttgtaatataaaataagcccaaCTGTATTTCCCCgtaaataagaccgagtcttatattaatttttgctccagaagacgcattagggcttattttatattacgagcatcctgaaaaatcatgctacggcttattttctggttaggtcttattttcggggaaacatggtattttgtttttcagtttgtcctgttctttcattttggacatgTCTCCTCATtatggctgcttccctgtgtttgtttcaatgtcTGAGGTAGATATGCTGTCTCCCATTCTAGACAGAGTGGCCTTACATAGGAGGTGTCCTGTGGGCAgactggcacagtctccttggtcacctgaagCAAGTGCACCAGGGGTGTCtgctgtgtgggttgtgtgccctcctgtagTAGGCTTGGTGCCACCTGATAGGAGTTAAAATTCAAGTTGCCACCAGTCACTgcttgtgctgggcttagagCCACTTGGCAAGAGCTATAATGCACGCTGAGGCCGgccactgcttgtttggggtttgtggacctttgagagtcTGTAGTGTGAGTCAAGGGCAGCTGCCACTTGTGTGGGATTTGTGGAACTTTGAGAAGTCTCCCCACAATCCTAGGACAGCCACCACTCATGTGAGGTTTGTGGATTTGGGTGGAAGTCTGCAGtgtgagccaaggcaggctgctTATGTGGAGAAGCTGCTGGAAGCGGCCTGGGTTGGGTAAGTGAATtcggtggggtggggtctcagagaatcaccagggcggGGCAGAGGCTGTTGGCCAGGTTAAAGGAGAGCTCGGATTTAGTGCCTGCCAGCTGGGTGGGTGTGTGGGAGCTCAACAAAGGAGCAATGGCTTCTGCCAGGACTTCTGTCCCTGGAGAGTTGCCCCAgttcctgcccctccagcccttgccctgaagttTGTCAATTTAGTTGCTCCTTgcatgtccctggtgctttttgaaCTGCTGCCCCTGCTCTGGGGCTCAGTGAGTGAGTTTGTGAGGGAGTGATTCTGTGCACGGGCCCTGTAAGAGCGGTGCCTCAGTCTCTACTGGACACAATccctactggttttcacagccagatgtgatggggactcctcttcctggcatgagagcctggtgtggggctgggacccctcactcctcaggggggacctccatagccatgatatccctcccgattcttCACCATCACAGATGGGCATAGGACCAGCCTgctccacatctctgcccctcctaccgcTCTCAATATGGCTTCTTCCTtctgtccttagttgtaggacttctattcagctagccttcagatggttctcaaaGGAGGTGGTTATGTAATTTagtggtaattttgatgtggccgtgggaggaggtgaggacagCATTTACCTACCCGCCATCCTGACTGGAAGTCCGATCAGTTTTCACCTTTTAAATCAAGGCTGGAGGCGAATGTCACACATCTGTGGCCCTTGCTGACAGCATCGATTTCTGCTGTACTGGGCGCTGGGATGAGGCTAACGGAGTGGCTGCACACCCAAATGAGGGTTTACTTCAGCTCTTCCTCATGACAGAAGGTCCTGGGCCAGGGTGGCTTTGTTCTTGAAAGAACCTGAGAGCTCCACAAAGACGCACATACATGTCACATGGGGACAAGGGGAACTTGTGTGTGTCCAGAGATGCCCTTCTGTGTCCCGTGCATCACACCCCCTGCTCTGCATCCTTGCTGATACCCAGGGATTTGGAAGTGGTGACTCTGGGCTGAGCATGGAAAAGTCCCCTTCCCTTGGCCGACACCTCAGGGCTCAGTGTCCAACTGCCTGGTTTAGCAGGACACCCTGGGTGATTGTCTCTTGGGCCCTGttgcaatctgcagatggctgtgCTCACCTTGTGACCTTGAAGCCTGGCCGTTCTTGGTCAAGTGACCCTCCTTGTTCACGTAGATCCTTCAGAACTTCTCTCGCGAGGGGGCAGAATGTGTGTGCTTGAAAGTCATTGCCAGGGCCCGAGGTCCCTTTTCAATTGTTGTTTGTTCTGAGAACTGTTATTCTTCACACTCACATGCCAGTCTGAAACTGGACAGATTGGAGCCTCGCTCCGCTTCCCACAGGTGGGCAACTTTGGGCAGGAACCCTAACGCCCTTGGCCCACTGCTGCTCTGGCAAGGGGGGCCCAGCAGTGCCCGAGTCCTCAGGTTGGCACAAGGTGAGTGAAAGGTACAGAGAGGCCTGCACTGATCTGATGAGCGAGGACCCACTTCACAGCCTGTGGACAGAAGGCAAGAGCCACACCATTTCTTTTCCCCTTGTTTGCTCACAAAGACAGGGTCAGAGGTCAGACTCACGGTCAAGCCGGGGTCAGGCTCCCCACTGCTGGGAGACCAGGGCCCCTATGAGTGGTGGGGACGtttttgggtttcatttatttatgttttcctgcaggtgttttttaaaaaaaatcagggtgCTGCAATCCCGctttaaaaaacagcaaaatcaccagtCTGATCAGAGAACAGGTCTGCCCTGGAGCACTCACTCTACCAGGACGGCCTCTGTGACCTGCTGGGGGCGGCGGGGTCTGCCCTGCATGTTCAGGGAAGGGTCCTCAGAGCAGGCTAACAGTCGCCCTCCCCTGGACCTGCTGCTTTTGTACCTGAGGAAAACTTGGGTCCAGAGATTCCATGTGTCCTGGGGGACACAGCCCACCTGTTGCCAACAGGGAAGGGAAGTGGGAACAGCCAGCCTCCTGCCGTCGAATGGCCCCTGGCTCCTCACACCCAGCCAGGTGGACACCAGTGCCAGACACCCAGTCTATACAATTGctttttaactcttatttatttaaatacaaaagaacatttcattttttcccagtTAGTCTGAAAGGTGTCCCCTGGGTAAAATTGTAAGAAAACAGTCAGTGTGGGCACAGACAGCAGGACCACTGTTCCCCAGAGCAGCCGGAGCCTGATCTGATCCCACGGGGAGGTGATGGCTTCAGAAAAGCTGTACCCCCACCTCATGCCGATGCCTTTCCTGGTTACAACAAGCTGCGGGGTTCAGACCCACACTCTGTTCAGAACAGCGAGAGGGGAGTGGGGCCAGGGgtgctggggggctggggaaatGGTCCAGCACAACCTCAACCTCCTGGCCCTCCAGACTCTGTCCCAGAGCCTCAGCCGCCCTGCAAACCCCTCCGAGCAGGGCAGTATCAGCCTGAGCAGAAAACCAACAGTCCCCCTAGAAAGCCTATAAGCGCTGGCCCTCACGGGGCTCAGCCCCCTCAGAGGGAAAGCCGCCCTCCATGGAGGTGCTGGTCACAGCTCACTGTGAGATGCTTTGGCGACTATCACCAGCTTGGACAGCTCGGCCTTGAATGCTCCGGGCCTATGCGATActgcaaaagaagaaacacatgGCAGGGCCCTCACCACTCCACAAACACTCCGGGTCCTGGGCCAAGGTGGGGCCTAGTGGGGCCTGGCAGGGCAGGAAAGCAGTCCCCAAAGAGAGCTGCACATGGAAAGGATCACTGCCCTGAAAGTCTTACAGGTGAAGGACAGAAGAAAGGTAGAGAGATTGGTGGGCCTGCCCTGAGGGAACTGGGAGGCTGCAGGAAAGTTCAAGGTAGGAAAAACGGGGTAATTTTTGCCATGTTGAGACTGGATGGGGGTTGGGCCCGGGCTGCATCACCTGCTCACACTGGCAAATTGGTTCGAGGCCCATACAATGCTTTTACAGCAGCGTCAGGGGCTCTGtaccccttcacccccaccctgcacccctAGCCATACCGATTCCCTGTGCACCTTCTACTGTGTGCCCTGGAGCTCAGGGTGTGCCCGTAACCCAAATTCCTCTGTCCTTGACCTCGATTCTGAGTGGTCCTTAGAGGACCTGCAGGTAGGGCTCCTTCCAGATCCAGGCCACCCCTTTGTAGCCCCCTCCCTTCCACAGCCACATGggttccctcctctcctctctcccctgaAGCCAGGGCCCTCAGGGCTTCTCCCTGACTTGTCCCACTATCCTGCCCACTTGTTTGTGCCCTCTTGCTCTGGCATGCCAAGCCCCAACTCTAGGGCTCCCAACCCCTTTCTGTGTAGCATCTGCCTGTCGTGGCTGAACGAGGCTCAGAGCAGGGGCTCCTGGGACCTCAGGAGGTaacccccacctcctccaccacGCTCTGTTCCTGGTCACAGAGCCCAGGATAGCCAGGTGGTGTGAAGGTCACTGCCCTCCCACCTTTCACGGAGCACAGGGAAAAGTTCTCATGCTCTCAGCTCTTTAGTGGGGATTGGCACAGTGGCCTGCTGCCCGTGGGCGAAAAtgtgcttttcatattttaaaacagctttaacaaaaatctaaagaaaaatggTATTGTGATATGAGCAAGTgatatgaaattcacatttccacATTCATAGTTTTCTTAGAACGCGGCCATACCTGTTCACTGACTCGTGGCGTGGCCTTTGTCCTATGGGGGCAGGTGAAGCAGTTTCAACAGAGGCTGCCTGCCCCACAAAACTGAAAGTATTTACTATGGGGCCCTTAACAGAACAGCTTGTGGACACCTGGGCAGCCAGCTGGGCTAGTCAGGAGGTGCCCTGGGCAGTACCCTCTCACCACTCGGCCCTGATGGCGCTCTGTTGTCACCTCTCACCCACCTTCCCTGAGTACCTGGGTTCCGTGTCCTGAATCCATTGTTACGCACCTGCTGTTTTGGTCACTTCAAATTCCTCGTTTTTCAGGGGAACGTCACTCTCTCTCTCAAACGCAGCTTTAGACTGAAAGGGAAAAAGTGGAAACTCTCCTAATCAGCAAAGGACACGATTTGGATTGCTTTTCCGAGAGGCACAGACTAGAGCCTCGTGTTTTGACTAAAGAGCCAGGTGACACTTCTGAGCACACACAAGAGGGATCCAGGAGAAGTGGCTGCTTAATCCACTCAAGAGACTGTCAACCTGCTTAAAACTTCATGCCTTCACTCCAAATCCTGGGAAGAAGgcacttaattcattttttctctctttagttaATTTACGGCAATGAGACAAGTACAACAATCGCttgaatgtactttttaaaaatcagaattgtaTGTCTCTCAAATCAgctaaatgaataattttaaagtaagaagGGATGCTGGGGAGTAATTAGTTCAATGGCGTGACAGTGTGTCTGACTTGTCACCCTGGGGCAGCCACGCCCAGGACGACAGCGCAGTTCTGTCATCCACTGCCCACCAGGTGCTGCTGTGAAGGTATCCATTCTGTACGTGTGACAGAAGTCCGTCCTGAGCTGACTGCACGGGCATTTACCTCCATGACCGGGGAATGCCCTCAGGGCACAGctgaggcttccctgaggaagacGAAATCACACCTAGGGACAGCAGCAGCTGCCATGCTCAAGTGCCAGCCCTTCCTGCCAGCCTGGCCTGGACTCCAGACCTGCTTGGCCAGTGCCCCATGGCAGAAACCAATTCCTGGCACTAAGTCTCCTGATGCCCATCGCCTCCTCATTCTGCTGCTTGGTTGAACCTGGACCGATACAAGTGTTTTTCAACCTTGCTGCCCCCAGTCCAGGAACAGGACAGGCTCTGCGGTGTGGCCGGCCTCTGGAGCAGGCCCCAGGGGTGAGGAGCGCGTGAGGAGGCGCTGCTCAGGCCATGAGCCTCATGTCCCTGGAGCCAAAGGCCGTGAGCCCCCACATACACACCAGCACACCAGTGAGCCACAGCGCCTGCCCCTCTAGAGGCACTGCCACCCTTGTTGTCCCCATTCTTGTCCCAGGGCTCAGCATCCAGGCCATCCTGCCCTCTAGCTTCCTGTTGGCTTTTCCAGCAGGGGGCGCCAGCAGAAGACTGGCAGGTGGTAGGAAAGGGACGCCAGGGTGTCCATGTCCTGCCCCGCCTACCCACCCCGCCTCTAGGGTCAGCAGGGTCCCTCTCCAGGTGCCACCACTCCCTCTGCCCCTGCGCCTCCAGGCCGGGGGTCTGCACAGTGTCCCGTGTTCTTCTACATTACAAAATCTCCCTCCAACGGCTCGGTGTCCCTCTCCTCGTCTTGCCTGTCCCCCCAAGGGGCTGAAAGGCACTGCCCATGGTGGGAGACTTGGGCAGCCACCCCACTGTGCGCAGCCGATACTCACATAGGCCATGCCGTACTCGATCTCGGCACCCCGCACCTCCGCCTTGAACTGTGTGAAATACAGGTAGGACTTGCCCTGGGGCCTGCAGAGAAAGATGGGCAAGGGGTCAGCCCAGGGCTGCGGGTCCCAGCTCATCAAGGTGGAAACTGTATCCAAGGGTTGCTGATTCTGGGAAGGATGTACAGGGCCCCTCTTTCCTCTTTGTCAGGATGTTCTTCGGGCTTGTTTACTGGGAAGCCTGTTTGCCCAGTAGGACCGGGACCCTCACGTTAGTTCACTGAATCCTTTTTATCAGGTGTCAATGACATCCCAGGTATTGCAATGGGGGCCACAGCAACATTTTGGAGGGTGAGAAATACAGGAATTAAccaggaaggagagggggagggctGTCCAGGGCAGAGGAAATGATGGCTGCGAAGGTCCCTCAGAGGGTGCAAGTCGGGCAAACCCGAGGTCAGCGTGGCCAGAGCAGAGAGAAAGCCGAGAAGGGAGGACTGTGACAGCAAGGGGACAATGATGCCTGCAGTGTGAAGAGCTCCATCTGGCCACGTGTGGAAA includes:
- the TNFAIP8L1 gene encoding tumor necrosis factor alpha-induced protein 8-like protein 1 isoform X1; amino-acid sequence: MGAKGHPAQPGTSGKDSRRLMDTFSTKSLALQAQKKLLSKVASKATVAVFVDDTSSEVLDELYRATKEFTRSRKEAQKVVKNLIKVAVKLGILLRGGQLGGEELALLQRFRQRARRLAMTAVSFYQVDFTFDRRVLAAALLECRDLLHQAVGAHLTAKSHGRINHVFGHFADCDFLAALYSPAEPYRSHLRRICDGLTRMLDEDSI
- the TNFAIP8L1 gene encoding tumor necrosis factor alpha-induced protein 8-like protein 1 isoform X2, which gives rise to MDTFSTKSLALQAQKKLLSKVASKATVAVFVDDTSSEVLDELYRATKEFTRSRKEAQKVVKNLIKVAVKLGILLRGGQLGGEELALLQRFRQRARRLAMTAVSFYQVDFTFDRRVLAAALLECRDLLHQAVGAHLTAKSHGRINHVFGHFADCDFLAALYSPAEPYRSHLRRICDGLTRMLDEDSI